In Bacteroidota bacterium, a single genomic region encodes these proteins:
- a CDS encoding SHOCT domain-containing protein, with product MRKILYISLFFIVFANLTIASNSNIPQKDNIETLTNENIKVSSFNELKADKEWVQIVLFSIGAFLVFFIILSLSSKLTRKISERTANKKGKKTTDKNELDSSDKVAILEKLSRLKERGEISEDEFEELKNGIL from the coding sequence ATGAGAAAAATTCTTTACATATCTTTATTTTTCATAGTATTTGCCAATCTTACAATTGCATCTAATAGCAATATTCCACAAAAGGATAACATAGAAACGCTTACAAATGAAAACATAAAAGTTTCAAGCTTTAATGAATTGAAAGCAGATAAAGAATGGGTTCAAATAGTTTTGTTTTCCATTGGTGCTTTTCTTGTTTTTTTTATAATTCTTAGTTTATCTTCAAAACTTACCAGAAAAATATCAGAAAGAACAGCAAATAAAAAAGGCAAAAAAACTACTGATAAAAATGAGTTAGATTCTTCAGATAAAGTTGCTATTTTAGAAAAGTTAAGCAGACTTAAAGAAAGAGGTGAAATATCAGAAGATGAATTTGAGGAATTAAAGAATGGAATTCTTTAG